Genomic window (Fibrobacter sp. UWR4):
TTCCTGGGCGGTTTTGTTTTTGGTACTTACCTCATTCCCTTCAAGATTGCTACGGCCAATGGCCTTCAGCTTACGGATTTGGAATTTATGTGCCCGGCGTCCATCGGCATCTTTGTGGGCAGCCAGGTTCTTGTGGGGATCCTTACGTTGAAACGCAAGAAGTCCTTCGGCTTCCCGATGGTGCCCAGTCTTGTTTGCGTCGGTACCGGCGCCCTCTGGGTCTTTGGTATGCACGGTTGCTTCTGGGCCATCGCGCCCATTGCCGCAGGCGGCGCCTTGGGTTACGCCGTAGGCTATCCTCTCACTCAGCTCAACCTTCTGGTGAACCTTTGCTGGGGCGTGATTGTCTTTGGCGAATACAAGACTGCTAGGGAAAGAATCAAACTGCTTCTCGCGACCTTCATTATCCTAGCCGGCGCAGTTCTTCTGACTCTCTCCAAAGGCTAAATTACTTTACTGCAATCTTCTTTGTGGTTTCGCCAATCTGCACCATATAAATGCCACTTCTCAGTGCGCTCAAGTCCATGGTGACGGATTTGCCGTTAATGGGTTGGCTCGTGACCTTGCGACCGCTCAAGTCGATGAGCTGAATCGTCTTGGCAAAGTTCCCAATAACGTCGATGTTCAGTGTGCGGCCCTGCAGTTTAATGCTGCCGACTTCTGCGACGGTTGTCTTGATGCTTGCACTGGAAATGGGCTCAATAATGGGCTTGGTTACTTCATCGTAGCGTGCGGTTAATGCCATCAGGTACCAGGTGGAGTGGGGGAGCCACTGCTCGATCCAACGCCAGTTGTTCCAAGGTTCGTCTGCGGGGAATCCTGCTTCAGAGACGTTATCCCAAACGATGCCGGAGCCGTCGGTGCTCTTTCCGCTGATGCCGTTGGCGATACCGCCTTCCAAGGTGGCGTCGTAATCAGAAGATCCGTTGTACTTGGCAGGATTCTTGATTCCCTTGCCGTACATCATGCAGACGCCATAGGGGTTCTTTCCCAGAATCCAGTCCAGCTGGTCGGTGGCGTAC
Coding sequences:
- a CDS encoding GRP family sugar transporter, whose translation is MGNSYIGALLAIVIFGSYMVPLKKWSSYSSWSFLSMMTTGALICSLVIAFVTGTFNLNPMGLLCGVLWVAGGAFSFWAVQAEADLAGAGVRAMGVSILASFLSGVLLFGESSNFVLSIPAIICFLVGLSRLTPSTGGSVFKNWRSFLGGFVFGTYLIPFKIATANGLQLTDLEFMCPASIGIFVGSQVLVGILTLKRKKSFGFPMVPSLVCVGTGALWVFGMHGCFWAIAPIAAGGALGYAVGYPLTQLNLLVNLCWGVIVFGEYKTARERIKLLLATFIILAGAVLLTLSKG